A window of Fibrobacter sp. UWR3 contains these coding sequences:
- a CDS encoding GTP-binding protein, with the protein MAKEHFDRSKPHCNIGTIGHVDHGKTTLTAA; encoded by the coding sequence ATGGCAAAAGAACATTTTGACAGAAGCAAGCCGCACTGCAACATTGGCACCATCGGCCACGTTGACCACGGTAAAACCACCCTGACCGCCGCAAT